A single Euzebya rosea DNA region contains:
- a CDS encoding maleylpyruvate isomerase N-terminal domain-containing protein, with protein METLQPFEGAARAVEASIAAVADWDAPGLGEWSVAELVAHLVRAADRITHYLDQPVEGDTPVCDRVDYFRFDHRSAAPGVADRSRQDAARIGTAALPATFRAAWTDTAAALREEPCDRLLATFMGPMALEEYSATRVLELVVHGLDLCRALDLPERTDPAALAMTEDILRALLDGDGPEGLEGAAFVMAATGRDPHPDPRLPVLS; from the coding sequence ATGGAGACACTGCAGCCGTTCGAGGGGGCCGCCCGGGCGGTCGAGGCGTCGATCGCGGCCGTCGCGGACTGGGACGCGCCGGGGCTCGGGGAGTGGTCGGTGGCCGAGCTCGTGGCCCATCTGGTCCGGGCCGCCGACCGGATCACGCACTACCTCGACCAGCCCGTCGAGGGTGACACGCCGGTGTGCGACCGAGTGGACTACTTCCGCTTCGACCACCGGTCCGCCGCGCCGGGGGTCGCCGACCGTTCCCGTCAGGACGCGGCGCGGATCGGCACCGCGGCGTTGCCCGCCACCTTCCGTGCTGCCTGGACCGACACGGCTGCAGCCCTGCGCGAGGAACCGTGCGACCGCCTGCTGGCCACGTTCATGGGTCCCATGGCGCTGGAGGAGTACAGCGCAACCCGGGTGCTGGAGCTGGTGGTGCACGGGCTGGACCTGTGCCGGGCGCTCGACCTGCCGGAACGAACCGACCCGGCCGCCCTGGCGATGACCGAGGACATCCTGCGGGCCCTGCTCGACGGCGACGGCCCCGAGGGGCTGGAGGGGGCAGCGTTCGTCATGGCTGCCACGGGACGCGACCCCCATCCGGACCCACGGCTGCCGGTCCTCAGCTGA